The Neodiprion lecontei isolate iyNeoLeco1 chromosome 6, iyNeoLeco1.1, whole genome shotgun sequence sequence CTGTATAGATATCAAGCATCGTATTGATTTATTGTaaaatcgttttattttttgcttccTATGTTGCAGGTGAAACGTATTGTTCGACCCAGATAAACCGAAGCGATGCTAAAGTGACGAGGTGgaatattattttccatttttgttgACGAAGAGAAATGAGGCTGTGAAAAATCGTCAATATGCCATAAATTTTAGAAAACGTTCGAGACGCAAGCTGAGATTCCAAGGGAGCAAGCCATGGGAAAAATATACTCGATATAAGAATAAACGAACAAAACTTGGAAGAAAACAATTCATAGAGAAAAAAGCGACAGGAGtgagaggaagagaaaaattcagaGAAGCTGAAACCTCGGTCGGTTTGAAATTATCCATTAGCCGGAATACATTTCTCGTTATTCATTTCCCAGCACGTAAAGTaactaaaataattaatttttcgagcTCATTCGACGAAAATCTAATTTCTGATTGAGAATTACGTAACAACTTAAAACTTACGGTTCGTTCGATATCACGAGTGCAATATAtcaacaaagaagaaaaaaaaaaaaaaaagaggagaataaaatatttgaaatatggATAAAACTGCGTACTTGCGATAGCGCggtttttctttaattcacagagaaaaaaatccccTCGATCGTCAGAGAGAGATCAGGGATCACTCGGATCTCGGCATCCGTTTCGGGCCGGAAACGAACGAAggtataaaaatcagaagacCGATAATGTTTCCAATCGCGTTGAGAGAATACCGGTCGGAGGATCGGCCGACAGCGGCGTGATCGGCGTTAATCCCGTGCCTGATAAGAGCGCAATCTCTGATATCAGTAAGAATGACAAGACACGCGAAACGAGCGAAAAGACGGGGGACCGAAGCCCCGACCTGGACCTGATATCCTGCAGGCAGAGGAAGCAGGGACTCGGCGTCCTCCTCGCATCTCGGGGTGCAAGATGAACGAAAGCGATATTTTTTACCTGCTCGGTTCGGAAGATGGCGAAACGAGCAGCGGCGGAACCGACCTGAACAAGACCTACTACAACGCGTCCAACGGCGGTAACGAGACGGGCTACAACGACCTATGGAACCTGGCTTCGGACAGAGCGGGCCTGGCCATAGTGCTCATCCTCTTCTCCGTGGCGACGGTATTCGGGAACATGCTCGTCATCCTGGCCGTGGTGAGAGAGCGGTACCTCCACACGGCGACGAACTACTTCGTGACCTCGTTGGCCTTCGCCGACTGCCTCGTGGGTCTTGTCGTGATGCCGTTCAGCGCGATATACGAGGTCCTGGAGAACAAGTGGCTCTTCACGACGGACTGGTGCGACGTCTGGCGGTCCCTCGACGTCCTCTTCTCGACCGCCTCGATTCTGAACCTGTGCGTGATCAGCCTCGACCGGTACTGGGCCATCACCGACCCCTTCACCTACCCCATGCGGATGAGCCGGAAGCGGGCCGCGATCCTCATCGCCATTGTCTGGGTCTGCTCGAGCGCGATTTCCTTCCCCGCTATCGCCTGGTGGCGAGCCGTTCGCACGGAGAAGGTGCCCGACGACAAGTGCCCCTTCACCGAGCACCTCGGCTACCTCATATTCTCGTCGACCATATCCTTCTACCTGCCCCTCTTCGTCATGGTCTTCACCTACTACAGGATATACCGCGCGGCGGTCATACAGACGCGCAGTCTGAAGCTCGGTACCAAGCAGGTCATGATGGCCTCGGGCGAGCTCGAACTCACCCTCAGGATACACCGCGGCGGCGCCACCAACACCGACGCTCGACACCTATTCAGGACAGCCTCGAGCACTCCGGAGGACCTTCAGGACCTCGAGGAGCCTCTGACCGCCCTGCACAACAACGGGCTTAGCAGGCTGCCGTCGACGAGGATCAACAACAAGCAACACCTTGGAAAGAACTTCTCGCTTTCGCGGAAACTGGCCAAGTTCGCGAAGGAGAAGAAGGCCGCGAAAACGCTCGGTATTGTGATGGGTGTGTTCATAGTGTGTTGGCTTCCCTTTTTCGTTGTGAACTTGTGGTCCGGGTTCTGCTCGAGGTGTATTTGGCAGGAGGAAATTGTTTCCGCCGCCGTTACGTGGCTTGGGTGGATTAACAGCGGCATGAATCCCGTCATATACGCTTGCTGGAGTCGCGACTTCCGGAGGTGAGTTCGTCTTTAACGTTTTATCATCATCCTCCTCGTACTTGCTCGTAACGCGCACTTTTGACTCGTCGAATCGAAGCACACCCAAGGTACGAATATCGTGAAACTTGCGCCGAGGGATCGTAGGACGGATGAGAACGAGCAAAGGATCATCTTGGCGAGATGTCGTTAGTTTGTTTCGTTAGGCGAGATCCGCGACAGGTTCGGCGTTACGAATAGGGGTGATACCGGGCAAAAACGACAGACTCTGACAAAGAATAACAATGAATGGAACCTTGTTTCGAGGGATAAACCGACCCGTGACTGCCGCGTCTAACCGCGCCATCTTTGGCTGTGAAAAAAGTTGGACCCGAGCGATAAAAAAGAAGTGAATAAACGAAAAGTCCTGTCGCCGGTCGACTTTTTCTATACAGATGCGACGTCCTCTGGGAGGTTGAtgtatcgaattttttttccaattacatCGGCGAGAATCTTCGTGGAGAGAATATGACGAGACAGCTAGGACCGTTTCAATCCGGGAGATTGAACTAGACGCAACTATCCGAACTCGATATGCATAACGTATATATCGCGGTAGTCCTCCTCTCTTCGAGGCAGGGAATCGCCGGATCTCCCACCCTTGGCCTCAGGATTCATGGGACAGTTTAAACGTGTCGCTCCTCTGGAAGAGATTTCGGGTCTGAATAATCTCTGCCCACCGACCGTAAAGGCCACTTTGCATAATACGATTTTTACCGAATTCCGACCTCGATTTCTTCCCACCGTTCACCAGTCCGTCTTCTCACGCAGCGTCACTCCCCTTAAACTCTTCCATCCGAACCTTATTCGGCTGTTGCCCATTTCCCGCGTGATTTCGTCTCTTATCATATTCTTTTTGCGAAAGAAACCAACGTCGGAGGGATCAAAGAAATTAACGAGCAGCTGCTTTCTTCGTCTCCCAGAACCGCGCCTCGACCGATTGGCGCATATTTCTGAATCTTCGTCCTTTTTCTACACCCAAACGTGTCTGAACACAGTTAAGTTACCTCCGCGTCGAGCCGGGGTTTGTGCGAGGCGACGGCAAAGAGGCATAAGACTCAGTCGGCTGTAAACTTCGCGTTATATCCACCCTCCGAATCCCCCGAGCTGAATCCTCGACTGCTCTTGGATACCTCGGCCGGTTCCCATCTGCGTATAGTCCCGATTACTTCCCCGGTACTCGCGCAGATTTCTACTCGGTGGAAAGTTCGcggtatatatgtacgtatacgcTACGTTAGAGAGAATGGGACgtgaaagaggaagagaataACGCACCTCTCTTGGATGGGCCGGATTTTTATGCTCTtcgtaaaaattgaacacTTTCAACGCTCGACTCGACCCCTTTAAATGCGGGTACGTCATATGTGCGCAGCAACGATGAAATTGTAACGCTCGACACGGGCGTGGAGTCGTGTTACAAGACGACACGTCAAAGATAGCACGAGTTTACAGCAGACTGAATTTATGTCGCTACCGCAGCTGTTGCGTACCTTCGGTAAAATTACCTTGAGAATACGGGTTCAAGGGAGAGGCTTTTCAATCTTCGACACGTACGAGGCGAACCATCGTTTGTTGTTACGACCGCCAGGGTGAATCCGTCCACCTCCGTTTCCCGATCGCCGTCAAAGGTCGGCGTAAGGTATCCGGCCGTTTCGTAAAGAGAGTAAATTAGAAGGTGACCTAATTAAGAGTACCGAAAGCGTCAGCTCTCGATCTCTTTGCCCGAATAATCGAACTCCCACGGTGGTCTTCCccgtttcttttcatttcacccTTGTTTGATATCGCGGCGTGTATTCGCGACGCAAGCTTGTTGGCGAAACGTCCGAATCCCCGAAGCGTGAATTTCCAGAGGGTCagtttttgttctttcgttttttcagcACGAGCCGGGAATTGTAACGTCGCGTTTAATGGCGAGAGAGCGACTGCGGGCTGACAGAGAGTGAGGCGAGGGGCGGCTAGTGGCAATTCAACCGACTTGTTAAGCAGGGCTATTCGTATGCCGTCCCCTGTCCCCCCCATTCCTCTCCCCGTTTTCCCGACTCGGCCCCTTTCAGCGTTTGTTCTCTTTTCGTCCCGAGGACGCTTCGCTGCAGGGGTTGCAGACTCGACGGCAAGAACATATCGCCGAAGggttcccccccccccgcccggCTGGTATCTCGAATTATCCGCCCCGCAACATACCGACTTCGCCTATCTTTCCAAGCCCTCGCAACCCTCGACCTTTACTCCGCTTTTCACccgttgtttttcttttcactaaCCCCCTCCTGGTTCTTGGCTGCCTCTCGAGCCGGGGAACCCGGCGTTTTGTACAGACAAATATCTCCGCTTCAGCACGGCACGCTCTcggattattcaaattttcaaccccCTCGCCACTTCGCTACCGCGCCGATTATACTCCGGTGAAAAAATCGCAGTCCCCTTGGCCCGGGTTCAACTACGACCGTCTTTTTCCACGACTTTTTACAAGTGTCCCGGTGAAGAGTTTGTCGACTGCAGTTACGGCTCCGTTTACGTACAACAGAAATTATAATTCGtcgaaacaaataaaatttacgatcAAACGAAGGATCGGAAGTTGAGCAGCTGCGGGTCAAGTCGAGGGAATTAAACTTGATTCAAACGGTATCTCTTTGATGTGGAAAATCATTTCGCATCCACgaatttcaattcaacaatTCGAAGTACTAAAAGATTCAGAGCGTTGACAcgagtgtaattttttttcctcctcaaCCGCTGACGTTTTTAAACAATACCTCAAGTTATACGAACCGAATAGACTTCTTTTCTTCcaacaaaattcaattgaaacaaacttcagtttcaattttttagccGTGCTTCGAGCGATTTAttgttttcttaattttcatttcactggGCGCATACGAGACCATTCAAATCACAATTAATCGGGCACCACTTATCATGAAACTCGGTCGAATTTTATGTTACCGtttaacgtcaattttctactctctctttccctctctgcAGTATCGCGCAAACTGTAAGGTCGAAACGACTTGGGCGCGTCGCGGGTGCGAGGACGAAAACTTCCCACCTGCAGACCGCAAACACCATAATTTTGCTTGCCAATCTCGAGGGTACGTAGCTGACACCGAGACTTCGCGGTCCAGCGACGCCATAATCGGCGTCGGCGATTTTCCCGCCTGATTGCAACTGATTTAGCGACGTTGACGTGAAACCGAAAATTGAATACCAGCCCTTAGAGATTCAGTCAAAATTTGAACCTGCAGAAATAGCCTGTTAGGATCTTACGCGTATAATTCACAACGATAcgctgaatttattttcttccgatAATGCGGCATCCATTTTTCACCCCCTTGTGGTCAGATCTGTGGTGAAAAAACATCGCTTCTTGGGATTATGAAGAGTGTAAGGGGACAGAAGGATATTGATTCGTGCAGAGTCAGCTGCAGCCAAAAaagtttcttcttttattcgCTACTTCTGCAGCAGGCTCATAAATCTCGAGTCTTGCGATCCATTGGGAGCCTTTAACTCTCGCCGAAGATCTCTAACGAGGGTTAGCACACGGGATGATCATTATAACCGTGCTCACGCCGTTAGGGATATAATAAATACGTGCGTGCAATAAATATTGCGTGCGTTGGGAGGACCGCGGGATCCCTTATAATTCCCCTTCGTTTTCCCCTCTTTATCCCTTATTTTTCCCTCAATAATGAGCCAGCCATACGCTTAATGCTTCTATTTTCACGCCCTTATTTAACCCCTTGCGAAATATACACTTACCGAGTTCGCAGTTATTATCCACATTGTGCAGTTTTGTTTTCAAACCtaaaagatttttgaaacaattgcGATAAATAtcagtttaaaaaaagaaaaaacaacggCAAGAAATGTTGTTTCGTTGACACGTTTTCAACACGAGATATAATTCTCACGAAGCTAACTAAGATGAATTCATTGTTCcctagttttttgaaaaattgacaatgCTTAATCCTAGATGCTTTATGCAAGCTTTCTCGTTAATTCCACCGGCTTCAACTGCTTCTTACCGTAAGAAATGTTTCGAGAAATCAGAAGAACAAGTATACACGATTATACGTGAAGGAAGTGTGAATTTTCCCAAAAGCATGCGTCCCCGCATTACTTCTCGGATTCTGTGAAGAAAGCCGAAGATTAAAGGGAGGCGAAAGTTGAAGGGTCGAAATGAGGATCGGGAGACAGGAAGCAGCCTGCGGCGTGCTCGGTGAAAcgatcgtttttcttttcgagtTTCTCGTTTTATGGTTCGCAAAGCCGGAGGGGACACGGTTTTTGCATCGCATTGCTTCGAGGCCCGTTGCGAGCTTTTCCTGAATTTCCCGCAAGCTCACCGGCCGTTTCACGCGAGCCTGGAACTGGATATCGAACGATGCatggatttgaattttgcaccTCTGTGCACACGTGTCCTAGAATCGGTGACGCGGTTTCACCCTGACCTGCGTCGAGCGCGGCCGTAAACCGACGTTTTATACTCGTTTGCGGCCAGTGAATCGACTTTGCCGATCCGCTGAAGAAGTACCCGAGACCTGATCCGAAACTCGACAGAGCGGTTTTATCGCGGCAATTTATGCGAAACGGATTTCTGCCCCGTTCTGCATATAATTGGCATATTTTCACCACATCTTGAGGGGGTGGAACTGATCGCGTCAAGAAGCAGAGCTTCGTGCTTGGAATTATCCGCGCGCATCACGCCACTTGGccgaaattaaattttcgcaaaaaccAGCCCCACACCCTCGACGTATAACCGTGAGGACATTTCTTTTAAAGAAAGTCAAACGATTCTCGGCTGATTGTGAGGCGGCGACCAATCATCGGGTGTTTACGCTCGATCGATAAGCCTCGTATTTACCTGCAAATAAACCGTCAATCACTTCTTCGCATAAAtaaaactcgaaattcgagGCCGGAGGCGAGAGTGGCGGGCGGATTGCAAGTCGGCGGGTATAACTCGATCGGATTAAGGTATTCGTTTCGTCTCGAGGAACTGGTCGGAGATTCAAGCGTCGCTTTATCAGcatctggaaaaatttttgatcatcGCGAATGCAAGAGGGGACGTAAATTCACGAGCCAATATTAGTCGTTCGTATTAAATTTGCAGTATAATGATTTGGATTGATTTCTTCGTCGAAGACGGGAGTGAATTCTGCTCCCTCTCGTGTTCTCCAATTTTCGTCATGCCCGGCGGAATCTTGACTGTACcgtatgtataaattacaATACGCGAGGGTGGCTGGTGGTGAAAGAAACGTGGaagcaaaaatcaaatgtAAGAGAATGAGACAGCGGGAgggaggaaaaatatttttcctcttctattttcatacgcatggaatttccttCGGAAACATAAACAGCCCTGCGCCCACAGCTCGATAACAATTTTCCTCGACGGTCCTCGAGGATGTCAGCCCTCCGAACTCATTCCGCTCGAGCAAACGACCAACGATTTTCTCCAATGGTTTATTCATTCGTATACGATTGAACAAACATCAGGTGATTCCCGGTAGCTCTACGTAATTGGAATTCCACACTCGCTTGGAGAGATCGCGTGATCCACAGGTGTGATAACTGTCCGCCGATTCTTTTCTATTCGGTAATTGAACACCGgttgttcgaaaaatttaccTTTCTATTTTCCGCACGAGATGCGTGTCGCGTTGCGTGAACCGCTGCACGGATGCTCGAACCGTGCCAGCGAAAGGTCGTGTGTCACGCGTTACGGGTCACCGAACATAGCCGGGGTTCGGATATAAGGGAACATCGGATAAAAATAACCGCAAACTCTGAGCACCCTAGTCAGTTACCACCGCAGGATCCACGAGATATAACAACACAGCAGCACCGATGTGAAGTAGAACGTGGAGAATTTGAGAAACGAAATTACGCCGCTAAAATATCTAtctatgtttatttatttttatccgcGTTATTTCGTTCCTTGCGCGAACGATGCATCGCCGATTGCaagaatagtaaaaataattgaaggaTGACGGTGAAAAGTGttgctaaaaaatttaacaaccCCCTTTGAAGAGCCGGCGAATGGGGTGCGGGAAAAAGGCAGTTGAATGGCGGGAGAACACGGGGTCGTAAAAGGAACGAGAAAAATTCCTTCGCATTCTCGTGAAAGTTAACGACGGTCAcgaatagaaagagagagagagagagagaggagagaggaagaagaggagagaaggaaggggaaaaaagtaaattatcGCGCCGTAAGGCGATAAGGAAAATAGCGAGTGATACCGTTTCGGAGATTGGTTTTCAAAGAATTGAGTTATATCGAGGGTGGTACACACCTGACTTTAGAGCCCTTGGACGTTCCACCCTTCGGCGTTTGCATATCTGTTGTCATCTTATATGCGTGTATACACATcttgcatatatttatacacttCTCTGGATTTATCCACAAAATATGAAATACAAcgttttatttaatatagatacatcgtttttttttttcttactgtgattagattttttcttatttttgttaaattttcttattttttttttttttacttttatttttcaccctccGCGTAGTACGTTACTtcgattctcatttttttcgcCCCTGGCTTCTCCTATACAACCTCGAGATACTTTTGTCGCTTGCGATAGGAAGAAACCAATGAACGTATACACGATTCGCGCGGATGAAAAGACGAGGAGTATAATGTAGAGAAGAAGGGGACGACGATCCGGGATAAGCTTCTATAACTAAAGGGACCCAAGTTTGCGAGATGAATTAATCGCACTGACAAAAGGAACAAACCGTATATTTTCGCATAGTCGATCTTTCGAAATATACAGCTATTAGTAAAGTCGCCGAACGGATATTGGCCGACATATATCTGTAACATAATGTCCCAGAAACGGATCTCTTTCTAGGAAAATGGATGAAACGATAAATCGAGGAGAAGTCTACCGCAGATaagaaaagtaagaaagaaaatatgaaCTTACGGTGGAAAAGTGAACTGCACGCTCATCAATCAACGGTATCACGTCTCTCGTTGCGTGTTTATTGGCAATTTTTCAAGGTGTTGAGGCGTCTCTGCAGATTTGTCGCTCCTCAAGTTCCAACTTTCTATTTACTTTGCTCAAACTCGCATAAAACAATCCCTCCACCCTGTAGCTCGGACCGGGGCATGTAAATCCAGGTACATCGCTGTATGTTTGTCCATGTGCCCATCCACCCTTAACTGTCTGCACTTTGAGATGGTGTCTTACTCTGCGTGAAACTGCCCCACACGCAAACGATGCTCGACATCTCTAAACGAGCATTAAAGCCTTGCGCAGCAGACAATTTCACTCGTGTTTAATTGCTCTGCAAATATTTACCACTAATTATTGAGCCTGACGGGTTGACGAAGCTGTTCAAAAGACTTCGGAAAGGATTTTTGGAAGCTCAGTGACGCGTGgggttttcaaaattgaagcGTATATGTATTTCGGAAGGAAAATCAACGTCCAGCTGATATCCACTCGTAAGTTGATCACGAGGCTGAAGCAGGTAgcgttaaaaatcatttttcaagtaACTTTCAAACAAGATATCCTAACAATATTAATACGATCAAAATCTCTTTCAGTACTTCGTCGGTACAACTTTAAATTCGTATATTTTATCTCGTTCCATCTCCTGCAAATAGAGCGCTATAATTTTGGGgaaattcgtttaatttttccttttctcgtGAGCAAATTGAAGCGGGATGAAGAAATAAATggatgtttcttttttaaacattCTACTCATCGCTGCATGGGCAAAGGGTGAAAAgtaagaaaggaaaaaaaagaaaacatcgcGCAATTCAAGACGGCCGTCGGGGTAATGGAAACGAACGAATGTCAGAGGTGAATGGAGATAAAAAAGGGGGAAGGAAGGttgagagaaggaaaaaaaaaacaagaaaaatagaaaagaaataagaaaaagtgCGGGAATACCCGACGCCCGGAGAGAGGGGAGTCCAATTGTCAGACTATTGCGCTCTACGTGTAGTAATATCGATATCCTTCGATATACCGTGGCTGCGAGCCTCGGGTCCTCGACGCAGACCGATATCTCTGGAGTAGGGTGCGACACCGTGTCCTTTCGTTCCTTCGTTCCTTCGTCCAAGATATTGGCCGTTGTCTTCATCATTCAGGAACAGAGGATGCCGGCCGGACCTTTTCGAGCCATTGAGTCCTGTCTGTGTGAGACGAGATGTTCTCCAAATTTCTTTCCCTTTCTTTCATTGTCTTTATCACCGttcctttttctcttcgaGTAGGTCTCGCAGATTTTTCCCGCATCAATCCGCGACTGGCTCATTAAATTATCAACAAGAAAATTATCGACCCAAACCGATCGAGGTTTTGCCTGAATCTATCGTTATGATATTACTTAGCTGGCTGGTAACTTGGCGGAAGAAAAACGTGGCAGATGACGAAGGGCTTGACGAGGGTAGTTTACCTTCGATCTTCGACGAAAACATATCGCTCTATATATTACGCCTCGACGTTACGGGCCAGGCCAAtctgtttaaaattattttttctcaaaatttcaacgaatgaaaaatgaaaataatatccaAAATACAGTtagagattattttttccagtttcgtttttttttattcttgctCTCGCAATTCAAACAGAACGTGAGCAGACGTTTCTATTCACTGATGCAGACATACGTGTAATTACGTACGTACACAGTTTGGAaggattgaaatttatatccCAATTTTCGTTGACCATAACGGCTCGCcccggtaatttttttctcgcccCTTTGTTAAATCGctgtttgatttttattttgtcatttGTCTActctattttcttcttctttgcaaATTCTTCGCTCGACATGAAGAAGGACggtctttttttcatcgatcaaACGAGGACTCACCGGCTGGTAGGTATTGGAGAACGGAGTCTGACGTTCGTGGATTTATCACTTTCTTTATTATACATCCTTGTTGTTTCGTCCTTCGCCGTtgctcttctcttcttttattttttattctttagtTTTTTGCTTCCCTCGAGTATCACGAGTTACCGTAAAGTGCGCGAATGCGGATGGGCGAGTGATCCTATAAGACGCTGTTGAAGCCAGAGTGGTGCTAGTTAGTCGGGCGTGCCGAGGAGAAACACGGGGGCCGAGTGGCTCGCCCTCAAAGTACCTTTGCTGCCGAGCCTCCGAAAgggtaaaaagagaaaaagatgtTGGAAGCAAGACGCCTCCAAATAGAACCGAGTTACGTGGTTTACTTCACTGTCTGGGCATCTCCGCGTCGCAAATTACGCTCATAAGCCATTTCAATTGACTCGGTAAAATGACTCATAGTCAGCTGAACATTCGTCAGCCGGTATAATTCTCTTACATATACGACCTGAAACGTGCGGCTCATCATTCAGGATATAAACTGCTTTAGTACCTCGAACGAAGTTGGCCCCAGCGGTTGGGCATGTTTCGCATAAGTTGGGCTTCATTAATGATCCTCAAGCTTATAGGACGGTTTTTAGTCCGCGTAATGCGAAGGACTTGAGCGAGTGTGCGTAACAAGAACTTAGCTCTGGGTCGAATAAACCTGCGTTAATCCGTCATCCGGAAACGCCGGAAGCACTTCCGCACCATCGGAGTCTTTTTCAAAGTCGTTGGTGGGGAGAATTGGTCTgggtaaatattgaaaaagaattaGGCACAAGATCGACGTTGACGAGGTGGGAAGTTCTCCTTTCCCCGCTAGTCACGCGGATCGACGTCTTCCGAAAGATGCGGATTTTCAGGCAAGGAGTACAACCCGAGTCGTGCAGCTTTTGGAACCGCGGAGAGGGATTTACGGGTCCGGCTTCTATACCGTGCAGGTCGTAAATCAAACTCGTCACTCCCTGGCGGTCCCGGTTCATGGGATAACAAATTGGCTCAAGCCACCCGGCAAAAGTTCCTCGATCCAGAATGCCAGCCGAGGGTCTGCAGTCTCGCAGCCAGAATCTCACTGGAACGAGCGTTTGACTTTGAAGTCTGATCAAGTAGCAGCAGCCGCGTATTAATGACAAATTGGCAAATAAGCAGAAGGGCGATATTTTCGTCAGATTCGGCTAGGAATTAACAAGCTCGATTAGTCTAACAACAAGCGGTGCTTCGAATAGTGAGAAGATGTAACGCGTTCGAAATATTTGCAGGAAAGCTGCACGATTTTCTTTTTGAGAATCCTGCAGAtatctttgaaaatatttcacttctcgttcaattttcatttcaaaaggTAGAGTAATGTGGGTATTATAGAACGGTTTCATCACGTCAGGGAACTTCCGAACTTTTCCTACGAGGTCTCCGCCTGTCTCTCCTCCCCt is a genomic window containing:
- the LOC107218905 gene encoding dopamine receptor 2 isoform X1, which produces MNESDIFYLLGSEDGETSSGGTDLNKTYYNASNGGNETGYNDLWNLASDRAGLAIVLILFSVATVFGNMLVILAVVRERYLHTATNYFVTSLAFADCLVGLVVMPFSAIYEVLENKWLFTTDWCDVWRSLDVLFSTASILNLCVISLDRYWAITDPFTYPMRMSRKRAAILIAIVWVCSSAISFPAIAWWRAVRTEKVPDDKCPFTEHLGYLIFSSTISFYLPLFVMVFTYYRIYRAAVIQTRSLKLGTKQVMMASGELELTLRIHRGGATNTDARHLFRTASSTPEDLQDLEEPLTALHNNGLSRLPSTRINNKQHLGKNFSLSRKLAKFAKEKKAAKTLGIVMGVFIVCWLPFFVVNLWSGFCSRCIWQEEIVSAAVTWLGWINSGMNPVIYACWSRDFRRAFVRILCVCCPRRMRRRYQPAFRCKPSQYTAGMGTGGPASSVSYSSVSQSSDGTGPTTVGGM
- the LOC107218905 gene encoding dopamine receptor 2 isoform X2: MNESDIFYLLGSEDGETSSGGTDLNKTYYNASNGGNETGYNDLWNLASDRAGLAIVLILFSVATVFGNMLVILAVVRERYLHTATNYFVTSLAFADCLVGLVVMPFSAIYEVLENKWLFTTDWCDVWRSLDVLFSTASILNLCVISLDRYWAITDPFTYPMRMSRKRAAILIAIVWVCSSAISFPAIAWWRAVRTEKVPDDKCPFTEHLGYLIFSSTISFYLPLFVMVFTYYRIYRAAVIQTRSLKLGTKQVMMASGELELTLRIHRGGATNTDARHLFRTASSTPEDLQDLEEPLTALHNNGLSRLPSTRINNKQHLGKNFSLSRKLAKFAKEKKAAKTLGIVMGVFIVCWLPFFVVNLWSGFCSRCIWQEEIVSAAVTWLGWINSGMNPVIYACWSRDFRRAFVRILCVCCPRRMRRRYQPAFRCKPSQKFSSRKYCSTYSLHQVRSSRENSCEQTYI